CGGGCGATGATCAACCTGGCGCATAACCTCAATCTCGAAGTGGTGGCCGAAGGGGTGGAGAACATCGAGCAGCTCGACATGCTGCGTCAGTTCGGCTGCGATCAGGTGCAGGGCTACCTGATCAGCAAGGCCGTGCCGCTGGCCGAGCTGGCGCGTTTTTTGGTGTTCGGCTTGCGTCAGCCGCTGCTGAGCGGTACTCCGCCTTCGGCGTGAGGCGCCGCAGTTCTGTAGCCCGAATGTAATCCGGGGCGCGCGCGTGTAGCCGGATTACGGCAGGCAGGCCTCGCTCGCCAGTGCACTCGGCCGCTGCAGGCGCGCCGTCTTCCATTGGAAACCCAGCACCAGACCGCTCGCCGTGACTGCCAGCCCAGCCGCCAGCCCCCACCACACACCCTGCGCACCCCAGCCGAGCGGGAAGGCGAGCAGCCAGGCCATTGGTGCGCCCACGCACCAGTAACCCGTCAGACCGATCAGCAGAGTGGTGCGGCCGTCGTTCAACCCGCGGATCGCACCCATGGCGATGCTCTGCAAACCATCGAACAACTCGAACCAGGCGGCAATCGCCAACAGGCCGACCGCGAGGGTGACGATATCGGCGAAAGCCGGGTCGTGACGGTCGAGGAACAGACCGATGATCCACTCTGGCAGCAGCCAGAACAGCAGGGCGAACAGCAGCATCAGCGCGGCGCCCACGGCCATGCCCAGGTGCCCCGCCAGCCGCGACAGGTGCAGGCGGTCGGCGCCGTAGTGCAGGCCGACGCGGAAGGTCACGGCATAGGACAACCCTTGCGGCACGATGAATGCCAGCGCCACCGTTTGTATGGCGATCTGATGCGCCGCCAGCTGCACGCTGCCCAGCGCGCCCATGCACAGCGTGGCGAAGGTGAACAGTCCCTGTTCGGCGGCGTAGGTGCCGCCGATAGGCAGGCCCAGACGCAGCAGGGCGCGCATCTCCGCTCGCTGTGGGCGACCCATGCCGTGCCGCAGCTGGTAGCGGTGATAGGTTGGCGAGAGCAGGATGTACAGCGCCAATGCCAGGGCCATGGCGCTGCTGACCAGCGCTGTGGTCATACCGATGCCGCTCAGGCCCAGGCTGGGCAGGCCGAACCAACCCTTGATCAGCGCGTAGTTGATGACGAAATTGGCGGCGGTACCGACGATGCTGATGGCCATGACCGGGCCGGGATGGCCAATGGCACTGGTGAAGCCGCGCAGCGCCATGAAGCACAGGTAGCCGGGCAGTGCCAGCGACAGCGGGCGCAGGAATGCCATGGCCTGGCTGGCTGCGTCAGGGTCCTGGCCCAGATGCGGCAGCAGCGGGCCCAGGCCATTGAGGCACAGCGCACTGACGGCGCCCAGCAGAATGGCCAGCCACAGACCATTGCGGATCAGGCGCGTGATGCCTGACGGGTCGCTCGCGCCGTGGCGAATGGCAATCAGGCTGCCCACCGCGGCGATCACCCCGGTGCAGAAGATCGAGAAAATGAAATAACAGGTGGCGCCCAGCGCGCCACCGGCCAGTTGCTGCGGACCGAGCATGGCCATCATCAGCGTGTCGGTGAAAATCATCAGCGCATGGGCCAGCTGGGCGGAGATCAGCGGGCCGGCCAGGCGCAACAGCGCAGCCAACTCGTGGCCAAGGGAATTCTTCATGATGAGTAAAACTTCGGCAGGGTAAGCATCCCCAGACTGTCGGGGGATGAGCAATGACAGCTATTCTCTGGTTTGTAGCGAATGCCCACAAAAGGAAAATAGCCATGACAGGCATGATAAAAACTCATGGATCTATGCGGTGACGCGTCGTCTTCCACCGCTTTACGCCCTGCGCGCCTTCGAGGCCGCCGCACGCCATGCCTCCTTTACCCGTGCCGCTGAAGAACTGGCCATCACCCAGAGCGCGGTAAGCCGGCACATCCGCACGCTGGAGGAGTACTTCACTTGTCGTCTGTTCGAGCGTCGTGGCCGCAGCCTGCACCTGACCGATCCCGCCCGTGCTCTGTTGCCGGGGCTGAGCGACGGCTTCGATGCACTGGAGCGCGCCATCGCTGCGTTGCGCGCCGATGATGAGGTGCTGCGTCTGAAGGCGCCGTCGACCCTGACCATGCGCTGGTTACTCGCGCGGCTGTCGCACTTTCGCCTGGCCAACCAGGACAGCGAAGTGCAGCTCACCAGCGCCTGGATGGATGTGGATAAGGTCGACTTCCGCCACGAGCCATTCGACTGTGCGGTGCTGTTGTCCGATGGCCAGTTCCCGGATGAGTGGGAAAGCGTGTTGTTGTTCGAGGAGTGGCTGATTCCGGTGTGCGCTGCCGGCGGTTCTGACGCAGGCCCCTGGTCGCTGGCGCGGCTGCAGGCGGCGGAGCAGTTGCACCCGACGCCGGATCGCCGCGACTGGCGGCGCTGGTTGCAGGCCACGGGTCTGGATGAGCAGGTGCCGCTGAAGACCGGCCAGCTGTTCGACATGCTTGAACTGGGCATCGTCGCCGCCGCACGCGGCTATGGCGTGTCCATCGGTGATTTGCTGATGGTGGCCGAGGACGTGGGCGCTGGCCGTCTCGGGTTGCCCTGGCCAACGGCAGTATTCAGTGGCGATAGCTATTATCTGGTATGGCCGCGGGGACATCGTGCGCAGGCGCGTTTGCAGCGGCTGCGCGACTACCTGTTGGCCGAAGTAGCGGCCATGCAACTTCCTCCAGTGGAGAGAGTGCTTTAGCCGCCGATACAGGTTTTTGAGAGCAAATGATTGCCATTCGGCAGAACGCTGATTGACCAACCATACTGCTCAGGTATCCTGCTGCGCCCTGGCTCGAGGTCGTATGACCACTCGGGTCAGTCAACCCCTGTTCCGTTCGGCCTGCCACTACTGAGTCAGGCCTTGAGAGGCCTGAATGACCCCTCCTCGTTCCCGTATCGCTCTGCAACTGGCCGCCATCCTGGCACTGGTGCTGGTGCTGCTGATCAGCTTCAGCACCCTGTTCGCCTTGCGCTCGCTCAACGAAGCCAACCTGGCCACCCGAGAGAAGCATCTGGGTAGCGAAGCCGGCCTGCTGGCCGACCAGCTCGAGACCTTCCATGGCAGTCTGCGCGACAGCACGCAGCGCCTGGCCGGCCTCTTCGAGCAGCGCTTCAGCAGTGGTTTGCAGGTGCGCAGCGACGAGCGTGTCGGGGTTGGTAGCCTGCAGACCCCGGCCCTCTATCTGGGTGCGACCCGGCTGAACAACGACTTCAGTGAGGTCGACGACTTTACCCGCATGACCGCTGGCGTTGCCACGGTGTTCGTGCGCGACGGTGAAGAGTTCGTACGTATCACTACCTCGCTGACCAAACAGGACGGTACTCGTGCGCTGGGTACCGTGCTGGACCACCAGCATCCGGCTTATCAGAAACTCCTGGCAGGCCAGGGTTATGTCGGCCGTGCGCTGCTGTTCGACCGCTTCTACATGACCCAGTACACCCCGGTGCGCGATACCGGTGGGCGGG
The genomic region above belongs to Pseudomonas sediminis and contains:
- a CDS encoding NorM family multidrug efflux MATE transporter produces the protein MKNSLGHELAALLRLAGPLISAQLAHALMIFTDTLMMAMLGPQQLAGGALGATCYFIFSIFCTGVIAAVGSLIAIRHGASDPSGITRLIRNGLWLAILLGAVSALCLNGLGPLLPHLGQDPDAASQAMAFLRPLSLALPGYLCFMALRGFTSAIGHPGPVMAISIVGTAANFVINYALIKGWFGLPSLGLSGIGMTTALVSSAMALALALYILLSPTYHRYQLRHGMGRPQRAEMRALLRLGLPIGGTYAAEQGLFTFATLCMGALGSVQLAAHQIAIQTVALAFIVPQGLSYAVTFRVGLHYGADRLHLSRLAGHLGMAVGAALMLLFALLFWLLPEWIIGLFLDRHDPAFADIVTLAVGLLAIAAWFELFDGLQSIAMGAIRGLNDGRTTLLIGLTGYWCVGAPMAWLLAFPLGWGAQGVWWGLAAGLAVTASGLVLGFQWKTARLQRPSALASEACLP
- a CDS encoding LysR substrate-binding domain-containing protein, which translates into the protein MTRRLPPLYALRAFEAAARHASFTRAAEELAITQSAVSRHIRTLEEYFTCRLFERRGRSLHLTDPARALLPGLSDGFDALERAIAALRADDEVLRLKAPSTLTMRWLLARLSHFRLANQDSEVQLTSAWMDVDKVDFRHEPFDCAVLLSDGQFPDEWESVLLFEEWLIPVCAAGGSDAGPWSLARLQAAEQLHPTPDRRDWRRWLQATGLDEQVPLKTGQLFDMLELGIVAAARGYGVSIGDLLMVAEDVGAGRLGLPWPTAVFSGDSYYLVWPRGHRAQARLQRLRDYLLAEVAAMQLPPVERVL